One segment of Rubripirellula amarantea DNA contains the following:
- a CDS encoding sigma-70 family RNA polymerase sigma factor — MTGGFRKLPVDENEDGGVSVDLDNQADGDVQLESPDELLAGEETESWSDDPVRMYLTQMGEIPLLTRKEEIELAKRIEETRRRFRTKLLENHHVLVEAYKTLKKVYRGQLPFDRTVQVSVTDRLEKEQIIGRLPHNLRTLQTLLKRNRHDWKVALSKSASQRRRAEAWRSLARRRRRAVRLIEELGLRTQRIETRIDLLERFSVRLSQIDAEIENQRRTKHGREVRDVLLRERRQILTACQETPTSLRRRVDMLNKVYGEYQQAKRELSEGNLRLVVSIAKKYRNRGLSFLDLIQEGNAGLMRAVDKFEYRRGFKFCTYATWWIRQAITRAVADQSRTIRIPVHMVETMSRVRNVARQLLQELGREPTIEETARRADVTVEEARRVLTMSRFPISLDRPVGNSEDSQFGDLLPDSTAESPQIGATQEMLRNRITGVLKSLSYREREIIKLRYGLGDGYSYTLEEVGHIFKVTRERIRQIEAKAVRKLQQPSRSQDLVGFLD; from the coding sequence ATGACTGGCGGCTTTCGCAAGCTTCCCGTCGACGAAAACGAGGATGGCGGCGTTTCTGTTGACCTTGACAATCAGGCCGACGGCGACGTTCAACTCGAAAGCCCTGACGAATTGCTCGCGGGCGAAGAAACCGAATCTTGGTCCGACGACCCTGTACGCATGTACCTAACGCAAATGGGCGAAATCCCATTGCTGACACGCAAAGAAGAAATTGAACTGGCAAAGCGAATCGAAGAGACTCGTCGCCGCTTCCGTACAAAACTGCTCGAAAACCATCACGTTCTCGTTGAAGCCTACAAGACTCTTAAAAAGGTCTACCGAGGCCAACTGCCATTCGATCGCACGGTTCAAGTTTCAGTCACCGACCGTCTTGAAAAAGAACAGATCATCGGTCGCTTGCCCCACAACCTTCGCACCCTGCAAACATTGCTGAAGCGAAACCGCCACGACTGGAAGGTTGCCTTAAGCAAGAGTGCATCCCAACGGCGCCGTGCTGAAGCATGGCGATCGCTGGCGCGTCGCCGCCGTCGTGCCGTACGTTTGATCGAAGAACTCGGCTTGCGTACCCAACGCATTGAAACTCGCATCGACCTGCTCGAACGATTCTCGGTTCGATTGTCACAAATCGACGCTGAAATTGAAAACCAACGGCGAACCAAACATGGTCGCGAAGTTCGTGACGTACTGCTTCGCGAACGTCGTCAAATCTTGACCGCATGCCAGGAAACGCCGACGTCACTGCGTCGTCGCGTCGACATGCTCAACAAGGTTTATGGCGAATACCAACAAGCAAAACGCGAACTTAGCGAAGGTAACCTTCGCTTGGTCGTTTCGATCGCCAAGAAGTATCGCAACCGTGGTTTGTCATTCCTGGATTTGATCCAAGAAGGCAACGCTGGCTTGATGCGTGCGGTTGATAAGTTTGAATACCGTCGTGGCTTTAAGTTCTGTACGTACGCGACTTGGTGGATTCGCCAAGCGATCACCCGTGCTGTCGCTGACCAAAGCCGTACGATTCGGATTCCAGTGCACATGGTTGAAACGATGAGCCGTGTTCGCAACGTCGCTCGTCAATTGCTTCAAGAACTAGGTCGCGAACCGACGATCGAAGAAACCGCTCGCCGCGCCGACGTTACCGTCGAAGAAGCTCGCCGAGTGCTCACCATGAGCCGTTTCCCGATCTCGCTCGACCGTCCCGTTGGCAACAGCGAAGACAGTCAGTTCGGTGACTTGCTCCCCGATAGCACGGCCGAAAGCCCTCAAATCGGTGCTACTCAAGAGATGCTTCGCAATCGGATCACCGGCGTGTTGAAGTCGCTCTCGTACCGCGAACGTGAAATCATCAAGCTTCGTTACGGCCTTGGCGATGGCTACAGCTACACGCTTGAAGAAGTCGGACACATTTTCAAGGTGACACGAGAACGCATCCGACAAATTGAAGCCAAGGCTGTCCGTAAATTGCAGCAACCAAGTCGAAGCCAAGATCTAGTTGGCTTCTTAGACTAG